In Thermoanaerobaculales bacterium, one DNA window encodes the following:
- a CDS encoding polyprenyl synthetase family protein, whose product MSAPLRLAAERAAVDAALRRLLADRGERPARLHEAMAYAVLAGGKRVRPVLARLAHAAAGGDASRITDAACGLELIHTYSLVHDDLPAMDDDVLRRGRPTLHVAFDEATAILAGDALLTDGLGLLASQPPGPEWSGRRAAAVAVVAEAAGSRGMVAGQVEDLEATGPAGGAVGDPGATLERIHRRKTGCLIRASVEVGAILAGVGDRSGFARYGERLGLAFQAADDVLDATATAGELGKSPGKDAAAGKLTFVTLHGLDAARRRLAELEAELVALASSLEGPDGPLGELASFIIRRTS is encoded by the coding sequence GTGAGCGCGCCGCTCCGGCTCGCCGCCGAGCGGGCCGCCGTCGACGCTGCGCTGCGCCGCTTGCTCGCCGACCGGGGCGAGCGGCCGGCGCGCCTCCACGAGGCGATGGCCTACGCCGTGCTCGCCGGCGGCAAGCGGGTGCGGCCGGTGCTGGCGCGGCTGGCGCACGCCGCCGCCGGCGGCGATGCCAGCCGGATCACCGACGCCGCGTGCGGGCTCGAGCTGATCCACACGTACTCGCTGGTCCACGACGACCTGCCGGCGATGGACGACGACGTGCTGCGGCGGGGGCGGCCGACCCTCCACGTGGCCTTCGACGAGGCGACCGCGATCCTGGCCGGCGACGCGCTGCTGACCGACGGCCTCGGCCTGCTCGCCTCGCAGCCGCCCGGGCCGGAGTGGTCAGGGCGGCGGGCGGCGGCGGTCGCCGTGGTGGCCGAGGCCGCCGGCTCGCGCGGGATGGTGGCCGGCCAGGTCGAGGACCTCGAGGCGACCGGCCCGGCCGGCGGCGCGGTCGGGGACCCCGGAGCGACGCTGGAGCGGATCCACCGCCGCAAGACCGGCTGCCTGATCCGGGCCTCGGTCGAGGTCGGGGCGATCCTGGCCGGGGTCGGCGACCGCAGCGGGTTCGCGCGCTACGGCGAGCGGCTCGGCCTCGCCTTCCAGGCGGCGGACGACGTGCTCGACGCCACCGCGACCGCCGGCGAGCTCGGCAAGTCGCCGGGCAAGGACGCCGCGGCCGGCAAGCTCACCTTCGTCACCCTCCACGGACTCGACGCGGCTCGGCGCCGGCTGGCCGAGCTCGAGGCGGAGCTCGTGGCCCTGGCCAGCTCTCTCGAGGGCCCGGACGGCCCGCTCGGCGAGCTTGCCAGCTTCATCATCCGCAGGACGAGCTAG
- a CDS encoding TlyA family RNA methyltransferase → MAGKQRLDVVLTDRGLAPSRARAQALVLAGKVQVNGTVVTKAGTPVTDDAVVELAAPDHSWVSRGALKLEAALDTFAISPEGLDCLDVGASTGGFTDLLLARGARRVIALDVGRGQLDWKLRQDPRVVVLEGVNARHLGPGDLPFEVGLACIDVSFISLELVVPAVLPHLVAGGILICLVKPQFEAGRDQVGSGGVVRDEAVRRRVVDSTVAALAKLGLELIGVVPSPIRGPKGNLEELAVFRKP, encoded by the coding sequence GTGGCCGGAAAGCAGCGCCTCGACGTCGTGCTGACCGATCGTGGCCTGGCGCCGTCGCGGGCGCGGGCGCAGGCGCTGGTGCTCGCCGGCAAGGTGCAGGTGAACGGCACGGTGGTCACCAAGGCCGGCACGCCGGTGACCGACGACGCCGTCGTCGAGCTGGCCGCGCCGGACCACAGCTGGGTGTCGCGGGGCGCCCTCAAGCTCGAGGCCGCGCTCGACACCTTCGCGATCTCGCCGGAGGGCCTCGACTGCCTCGACGTCGGCGCCTCGACCGGCGGCTTCACCGACCTGCTGCTCGCCCGGGGCGCGCGCCGCGTCATCGCGCTCGACGTCGGCCGCGGCCAGCTCGACTGGAAGCTGCGCCAGGACCCCCGAGTGGTGGTCCTCGAGGGCGTCAACGCGCGCCACCTCGGCCCCGGCGACCTGCCGTTTGAGGTCGGGCTCGCGTGCATTGACGTCTCCTTCATCTCGCTCGAGCTGGTGGTGCCGGCGGTGCTGCCCCACCTGGTGGCCGGCGGGATCTTGATCTGCCTGGTCAAGCCGCAGTTCGAGGCCGGCCGCGACCAGGTCGGCTCGGGCGGCGTGGTGCGCGACGAGGCGGTGCGGCGGCGGGTGGTCGACTCGACGGTGGCCGCGCTCGCCAAGCTCGGCCTCGAGCTGATCGGCGTCGTGCCGTCGCCGATCCGCGGGCCCAAGGGCAACCTCGAGGAGCTCGCCGTTTTCCGCAAGCCCTGA
- the xseA gene encoding exodeoxyribonuclease VII large subunit encodes MSGRTWTVSGLIRAVNEVLEQGFSGVRVEGEVTNLKPSGRGHLYFSLKDEAASLDCVMWASRASRLRFEVEDGLAVVTTGSLTVYPQRGRFQLVVDELEPLGLGALQLAFEQLKRRLDAEGLFALERKRPLPALPSRVGIVTSLSGAALHDMLRVLRRFPNLEVIVAPAAVQGSGAAAEIAGAIGRLSRSGLVDVVIVGRGGGSLEDLWAFNEEPVARTIAASPVPVISGVGHEVDFTIADFVADIRAATPTQAAELVVAQLERQLRRLDDARSLLQRDLARQRALAHTRLAGLAGSSGLARVPHRVRLYRARLDRAERLRAVFGRLKERALARLDRAAQVLRQLPALVAAGGHRRVVDSRRQQLAQLVRAGLGRARAAIDGHQRALHHLGPRMVLERGYSITTRSGDPRPLRDAGVVGAGVELHTTLARGELRSIVAKRAPRSADAAKQSEGGGQPSLFGDDGGG; translated from the coding sequence GTGAGCGGCCGGACGTGGACGGTCTCCGGGCTGATCCGGGCGGTCAACGAGGTCCTCGAGCAGGGCTTCTCGGGCGTCCGCGTCGAGGGCGAGGTGACCAACCTGAAGCCGTCCGGCCGGGGCCACCTCTACTTCTCGCTCAAGGACGAGGCCGCGTCCCTGGACTGCGTGATGTGGGCGAGCCGGGCGAGCCGGCTGCGGTTCGAGGTCGAGGACGGCCTCGCGGTGGTGACCACGGGCTCGCTCACCGTCTACCCGCAGCGGGGGAGGTTCCAGCTCGTGGTCGACGAGCTCGAGCCGCTCGGCCTCGGCGCCCTCCAGCTCGCGTTCGAGCAGCTCAAGCGCCGGCTCGACGCGGAGGGCCTGTTCGCGCTCGAGCGCAAGCGCCCGCTGCCGGCGCTGCCGAGCCGGGTCGGCATCGTGACCTCGCTGTCCGGCGCCGCCCTCCACGACATGCTGCGGGTGCTGCGGCGGTTTCCGAACCTCGAGGTGATCGTGGCGCCGGCCGCGGTGCAGGGCAGCGGCGCTGCGGCCGAGATCGCCGGTGCGATCGGCAGGCTGTCGCGCTCGGGGCTGGTCGACGTGGTGATCGTGGGCCGCGGCGGCGGCAGCCTCGAGGACCTGTGGGCATTCAATGAGGAGCCGGTGGCGCGCACCATCGCGGCGAGCCCGGTGCCGGTGATCTCGGGCGTCGGCCACGAGGTCGACTTCACGATCGCCGACTTCGTGGCCGACATTCGCGCCGCCACGCCGACGCAGGCGGCCGAGCTGGTGGTCGCGCAGCTCGAGCGCCAGCTCCGCCGGCTCGACGATGCGCGGTCGCTGCTCCAGCGCGACCTCGCCCGACAGCGTGCCCTCGCCCACACCCGGCTCGCCGGGCTCGCGGGATCTTCCGGGCTCGCCCGGGTGCCGCACCGGGTGCGCCTCTACCGTGCGCGGCTCGACCGCGCCGAGCGGCTGCGCGCGGTCTTCGGCCGCCTCAAGGAGCGCGCGCTGGCCCGCCTCGACCGCGCCGCCCAGGTGCTGCGCCAGCTGCCGGCGCTGGTCGCCGCCGGCGGCCACCGGCGGGTCGTGGACAGCCGCCGGCAGCAGCTCGCCCAGCTCGTCCGGGCCGGGCTGGGGCGCGCCCGGGCCGCGATCGACGGCCACCAGCGCGCCCTCCACCACCTCGGCCCGCGGATGGTGCTGGAGCGCGGCTACTCGATCACGACCCGCTCCGGCGACCCGCGCCCGCTGCGCGACGCCGGCGTGGTGGGAGCGGGAGTGGAGCTGCACACCACCCTGGCACGCGGCGAGCTGCGGTCGATCGTGGCGAAGCGCGCGCCGCGCTCCGCCGACGCGGCGAAGCAGTCGGAAGGCGGCGGGCAGCCGTCGCTGTTCGGCGATGACGGCGGAGGTTGA
- a CDS encoding DUF2298 domain-containing protein, translating to MPSRRAWLVLLLAIALRLLTQGWDSGLLTPHPDERQVAFVSEKVAGFFDDPGFYAYGSLHFRAVRAVAALLGEARAYQGLLIGGRALSLLASLGALILGWFLAHRAWGRRTGELAALLVAVVPLDLQQSHYATVEAHHALWVMAALAGCYWLARTGGTTAAAVAGATAGASLAVKVASLPMLLPLALAIVIARRRTGSPRIPELAGVVAAAACLALWLGQPWALAGARPPLVAVGLALLAAALGRVARSRRGGLARAAMAGSWIALLALAALVAATVLAPAVLPGLQPLVETAGAPLNPAYLKGVGEQAAMVTGKGDLPYARVYRDTLPVLYPLRELARWGLGPLLLLAALGGAVAGGWRLLRRPGRWLGSIATPEAVLLALLLAWLVPTAVRFATFEVKYLRYFEPLVVAAVMVAAWALLRLPAPWRRPAVALTIAGTALWGAMYLWSFASPHPHRIAAEWLAPLVAPEQVVAFEHWDETVSLPGVARIDLPSYDLPDDEDKVRRWAEALASSDWVVLTSNRVRRTVLVNRERFPRTGRLYRLLLSGEAGFEPLSRIDRAPRLFGLERPVQLADESFLNYDFPRVVVLRRTGEVDVEGLVERTARPLPFLEALGAAAVEERFVEPLERVTAAPGLAGQAAQLATWLVVLLGLAAATWVLLLPSLGSWPDAGVGLALATGWVAPPWLMWLGAECGLWRTGAATATWIFLAALAAGGAGAWLRRKLVLRLLRAHSRGILLVLAVAAAVGLLFLVARAWNPAIFWGEKPMDFSFLNAFLRASSWPPGEPWMAGMPLHYYYFGQVLASFPILVAGSHPAVGYNLMAASIPALAAALLAGFGLALARRQRLLAAALLPLLVLLTGNLAWPRLLDLARGGRWFDLWWATSRVIPGFAIDEYPLWTALFADLHGHLIALPVMLATLLWGWLVVTLPGRRWPAAAAMCAIFAAVLVATNPWDIFVLAATLAVGTVAAARRPVRGLLRLAVAGIASVAAALPYVVELLAGIGAGAGGRSLFLTDADFAPAWAVALHFGVFLVPLLVMAGALLVAGHRWLPALALALGGIAAGLAMHSSAAALALAAAVVLGAAARGTAERAPRLLWALAALGMVAVAACERFTLIDRMNTLFKVYNGVWVLLAAALGGLLLTGSGWRRRLLAAVWLPLQLVALVNLPLGLAQGWLQPRVASPRPTLDGQAFLATADPQTRFLASALEGMARPGEVVVEAAKIAYAEYTRIAMHTGQPTVVGWPWHLEQRGQSRAEVDARYMDLAELYRGSDPYLQRRLLDRYRARWVVLADVERRAYGLGDDDPFAPVPGVVRIAESRGAALYLVGDAGAAAPVPAAAADRELPPELRPLARVPVVRTEAVRDLAVDGNGGVAVLLDGSLHELDALGRRLALVAEPPCPATAVARHAGVTSIACADGAVWLRDGRLWRPLGRAAGATRLAAGHELWAWGESGLWQRGAGDGWQRLADGPLAAAAASGPTVAASDGSRVWAWLDGARRPVGAPLQGVRALAWQGGSLWALADGGLYRSGGAVLPWRRALDGLAGVTTIAGGDERLWLVLDDGLVVERPRDRCGSPWQGTAAGGELAQPRGLALSPDGWFAVSDTGHHRVVWYTLSGTCLDSFGVQGGTAGAFQEPTGLALAADGTLAVADTWNGRVQLLLPDGGVRVVGAELYGPRGVLWLPDGSLLVADTGNRVLLRFAPPRWAREEIIRFPAPVVGLAAVGELVAAALPVEGVVALVDPARGVEVRRLAVPGWQSGDQQEGYVARLPSGELLASAPTAGELWRLDPSGAREPVRMPATLPGVTGLAVLPGGDLLASQPIEHRLVRVALR from the coding sequence ATGCCTAGCCGTCGCGCGTGGCTGGTGCTGCTGCTCGCGATCGCCCTCCGTCTCCTCACCCAGGGCTGGGACTCCGGGCTCTTGACCCCGCACCCCGACGAGCGCCAGGTGGCGTTCGTGTCCGAGAAGGTGGCGGGGTTCTTCGACGACCCCGGCTTCTACGCGTACGGCTCGCTGCACTTTCGGGCGGTGCGGGCGGTGGCGGCGCTGCTCGGCGAGGCCCGCGCCTACCAGGGGCTGTTGATCGGCGGCCGGGCGCTGTCGCTGCTGGCCTCGCTCGGCGCCCTGATCCTCGGCTGGTTCCTCGCCCACCGCGCCTGGGGCCGGCGGACCGGCGAGCTGGCCGCGCTGCTGGTGGCGGTGGTGCCGCTCGACCTCCAGCAGTCCCACTACGCCACGGTCGAGGCCCACCACGCGCTGTGGGTGATGGCGGCCCTCGCCGGCTGCTACTGGCTGGCGCGCACCGGGGGGACGACCGCCGCCGCCGTGGCGGGCGCCACCGCCGGCGCCTCGCTCGCGGTCAAGGTGGCGTCGCTGCCGATGCTGCTGCCGCTCGCGCTGGCCATCGTCATCGCGCGGCGGAGGACCGGCTCGCCGCGCATCCCCGAGCTCGCCGGGGTGGTGGCCGCGGCCGCCTGCCTGGCCTTGTGGCTCGGCCAGCCGTGGGCGCTCGCCGGCGCCCGGCCGCCGCTGGTCGCGGTCGGCCTCGCCCTGCTCGCCGCGGCCCTCGGTCGCGTCGCCCGCTCCCGGCGGGGCGGCCTCGCCCGGGCGGCGATGGCCGGCTCGTGGATCGCCCTGCTCGCGCTCGCGGCGCTGGTCGCCGCCACGGTGCTCGCCCCGGCCGTGCTGCCGGGCCTGCAGCCGCTGGTCGAGACGGCCGGAGCGCCCCTCAACCCCGCTTACCTCAAGGGCGTCGGCGAGCAGGCCGCGATGGTGACCGGCAAGGGCGACCTGCCGTACGCCCGCGTCTACCGGGACACGCTGCCGGTGCTGTACCCGCTGCGCGAGCTCGCGCGCTGGGGGCTGGGACCGCTGCTGCTCCTCGCGGCGCTCGGCGGCGCCGTCGCCGGCGGCTGGCGGCTGCTGCGGCGGCCGGGGCGCTGGCTGGGGAGCATCGCCACCCCGGAGGCGGTGCTGCTGGCGCTGCTGCTCGCGTGGCTGGTGCCCACGGCGGTCCGGTTCGCCACCTTCGAGGTCAAGTACCTGCGCTACTTCGAGCCGCTGGTGGTGGCCGCGGTCATGGTGGCGGCGTGGGCCCTGCTCCGCCTGCCAGCGCCCTGGCGACGGCCGGCCGTCGCCCTGACCATCGCCGGCACGGCCCTGTGGGGCGCCATGTACCTGTGGTCCTTCGCCTCGCCGCACCCGCACCGGATCGCGGCCGAGTGGCTGGCCCCGCTGGTGGCGCCCGAGCAGGTCGTCGCCTTCGAGCACTGGGACGAAACGGTGAGCCTGCCCGGCGTGGCGCGCATCGACCTGCCGTCGTACGACCTCCCCGACGACGAGGACAAGGTCCGCCGCTGGGCCGAGGCGCTGGCCTCGTCGGACTGGGTGGTGCTGACCTCCAACCGGGTGCGGCGGACAGTGCTCGTCAACCGCGAGCGCTTCCCCCGCACCGGCCGCCTCTACCGGCTGCTGCTGTCCGGGGAGGCGGGCTTCGAGCCGCTGTCGAGGATCGATCGGGCGCCGCGGCTTTTCGGCCTCGAGCGCCCGGTGCAGCTCGCCGACGAGAGCTTCCTCAACTACGACTTCCCGCGGGTGGTGGTGCTGCGGCGCACCGGCGAGGTGGACGTGGAGGGCCTGGTCGAGCGGACGGCGCGGCCGTTGCCCTTCCTCGAGGCCCTCGGCGCGGCGGCGGTCGAGGAGAGGTTCGTCGAGCCCCTCGAGCGGGTCACCGCGGCGCCCGGCCTCGCCGGCCAGGCGGCGCAGCTCGCGACCTGGCTGGTGGTGCTGCTCGGCCTGGCCGCCGCAACCTGGGTGCTGCTGCTGCCCTCCCTCGGGTCATGGCCGGATGCCGGCGTCGGCCTGGCGCTGGCCACCGGTTGGGTGGCGCCGCCCTGGTTGATGTGGCTGGGCGCCGAGTGCGGCCTGTGGCGGACCGGCGCGGCGACCGCGACCTGGATCTTCCTGGCGGCGCTGGCCGCGGGCGGCGCCGGGGCGTGGCTGCGCCGCAAGCTCGTCCTGCGGCTCCTGCGCGCCCACTCCCGCGGCATCCTCCTGGTGCTGGCGGTGGCCGCCGCCGTGGGGCTGCTGTTCCTAGTGGCGAGGGCGTGGAACCCGGCGATCTTCTGGGGCGAGAAGCCGATGGACTTCTCGTTCCTCAACGCCTTCCTGCGCGCCTCGTCGTGGCCCCCCGGCGAGCCGTGGATGGCCGGCATGCCGCTCCACTACTACTACTTCGGCCAGGTGCTGGCGTCGTTCCCGATCCTGGTCGCGGGCAGCCACCCGGCGGTCGGCTACAACCTGATGGCGGCCTCGATCCCGGCGCTGGCGGCGGCGCTGCTGGCAGGGTTCGGCCTGGCCCTGGCCCGCCGCCAGCGGTTGCTGGCCGCGGCGCTGCTGCCGCTGCTCGTGCTGCTGACCGGCAACCTCGCCTGGCCGCGGCTGCTCGACCTGGCCCGCGGCGGCCGCTGGTTCGACCTGTGGTGGGCGACGTCGCGCGTGATCCCGGGCTTCGCGATCGACGAGTACCCGCTGTGGACCGCGCTGTTCGCCGACCTCCACGGCCACCTGATCGCGCTCCCGGTGATGCTCGCGACCCTGCTCTGGGGCTGGCTGGTCGTCACCCTGCCCGGCCGGCGGTGGCCGGCGGCGGCGGCGATGTGCGCGATCTTCGCCGCGGTGCTGGTGGCGACCAACCCGTGGGACATCTTCGTCCTCGCGGCGACGCTCGCGGTCGGCACCGTGGCCGCCGCGCGGCGCCCGGTGCGCGGCCTGCTGCGGCTGGCCGTGGCGGGCATCGCCAGCGTGGCCGCCGCGCTGCCCTACGTGGTGGAGCTGTTGGCCGGGATCGGTGCCGGCGCCGGCGGCCGCAGCCTCTTCCTGACCGACGCCGACTTCGCCCCGGCGTGGGCGGTGGCGCTCCACTTCGGCGTCTTCCTGGTCCCTCTGCTGGTGATGGCGGGGGCGCTGCTGGTCGCCGGCCACCGCTGGCTCCCCGCGCTCGCGCTGGCCCTGGGGGGCATCGCGGCGGGCCTCGCCATGCACTCCTCGGCGGCGGCGCTGGCGCTGGCTGCGGCGGTCGTGCTGGGGGCGGCCGCCCGCGGCACCGCCGAGCGCGCGCCGCGGCTGCTGTGGGCGCTGGCCGCGCTCGGGATGGTCGCGGTGGCAGCCTGCGAACGCTTCACCCTGATCGACCGGATGAACACCCTGTTCAAGGTCTACAACGGGGTGTGGGTGCTGCTCGCCGCGGCCCTCGGCGGACTGCTGCTGACCGGAAGCGGCTGGCGGCGCCGGCTGCTCGCGGCGGTCTGGCTGCCGCTGCAGCTCGTCGCGCTCGTGAACCTGCCGCTCGGCCTCGCCCAGGGCTGGCTGCAGCCGCGCGTCGCCTCGCCGCGGCCGACCCTCGACGGCCAGGCCTTCCTGGCCACCGCCGATCCGCAGACCCGGTTCCTGGCGAGCGCGCTGGAAGGCATGGCCAGGCCCGGCGAGGTGGTGGTCGAGGCGGCCAAGATCGCCTACGCCGAGTACACCCGGATCGCGATGCACACCGGCCAGCCGACGGTCGTGGGCTGGCCCTGGCACCTCGAGCAGCGCGGCCAGTCGCGCGCCGAGGTCGACGCCCGGTACATGGATCTCGCCGAGCTCTACCGCGGCTCCGACCCATACCTCCAGCGCCGGCTGCTCGACCGCTACCGCGCCCGCTGGGTGGTGCTCGCCGATGTCGAGCGCCGCGCCTACGGGCTCGGCGACGACGACCCCTTCGCCCCGGTGCCGGGGGTCGTCCGGATCGCCGAGTCCAGGGGAGCGGCGCTTTACCTGGTCGGCGACGCGGGGGCCGCCGCGCCCGTGCCGGCGGCGGCTGCCGACCGCGAGCTGCCGCCCGAGCTGCGGCCGCTGGCCAGGGTGCCGGTGGTCCGCACCGAGGCGGTCCGCGACCTCGCGGTCGACGGCAACGGTGGCGTTGCCGTCCTGCTCGATGGCAGCCTGCACGAGCTCGATGCCTTGGGCCGCCGGCTCGCCCTGGTGGCCGAGCCGCCCTGCCCGGCGACCGCGGTGGCCCGCCACGCCGGCGTCACCTCCATCGCCTGCGCGGACGGCGCGGTCTGGCTGCGGGATGGGCGCCTGTGGCGGCCGCTCGGCCGCGCCGCGGGCGCGACCCGGCTCGCGGCGGGCCACGAGCTGTGGGCCTGGGGTGAGAGCGGCCTCTGGCAGCGGGGCGCGGGCGATGGCTGGCAGCGGCTCGCGGACGGCCCGCTGGCCGCAGCCGCCGCGTCGGGCCCGACCGTGGCGGCCAGCGACGGCAGCCGGGTCTGGGCCTGGCTCGACGGCGCTCGCCGGCCGGTCGGAGCGCCGCTGCAGGGGGTGCGGGCGCTGGCCTGGCAGGGCGGCTCGCTGTGGGCGCTCGCCGACGGCGGGCTCTACCGGAGCGGCGGCGCGGTGCTGCCGTGGCGGCGGGCGCTCGATGGGCTCGCCGGGGTGACGACGATCGCCGGCGGCGACGAGCGGCTGTGGCTGGTGCTCGACGATGGGCTCGTGGTGGAGCGCCCGCGTGACCGCTGCGGCTCGCCATGGCAGGGGACGGCCGCCGGCGGCGAGCTGGCGCAGCCACGCGGCCTCGCGCTGTCGCCGGACGGGTGGTTCGCGGTCTCCGACACCGGCCACCACCGGGTGGTCTGGTACACGCTCTCCGGGACCTGCCTCGACAGCTTCGGCGTTCAGGGCGGCACGGCCGGCGCCTTCCAGGAGCCGACCGGCCTCGCCCTCGCCGCCGACGGCACGCTGGCCGTGGCCGACACCTGGAACGGGCGCGTCCAGCTCCTGCTGCCCGACGGCGGGGTGCGTGTCGTCGGCGCCGAGCTGTACGGGCCGCGGGGCGTGCTCTGGCTGCCCGACGGCTCGCTGCTGGTCGCGGACACCGGCAACCGGGTGCTGCTCCGCTTCGCGCCGCCGCGCTGGGCGCGCGAGGAGATCATCCGCTTCCCGGCGCCGGTGGTCGGGCTGGCCGCGGTGGGCGAACTGGTGGCGGCGGCGCTGCCGGTCGAGGGCGTGGTCGCGCTCGTCGACCCGGCTCGCGGCGTCGAGGTGCGGCGGCTGGCGGTGCCCGGCTGGCAGTCTGGCGACCAGCAGGAGGGCTACGTCGCGCGGCTGCCGTCGGGCGAGCTGCTGGCGAGCGCGCCCACCGCCGGCGAGCTGTGGCGGCTCGACCCGAGCGGGGCGCGGGAGCCGGTCCGCATGCCGGCGACCCTGCCCGGCGTCACCGGCCTCGCCGTGCTCCCCGGCGGCGACCTCCTCGCCTCGCAGCCGATCGAGCACCGATTGGTGCGCGTCGCTCTCCGGTGA
- the xseB gene encoding exodeoxyribonuclease VII small subunit yields the protein MTAKAKAEERFEDQLAKLEEIVARLEDEGVGLEESLDLFEAGMKLVKTCRARLEQVEQRVARLLETEQGEPVVQDLEVEEK from the coding sequence ATGACAGCGAAGGCCAAGGCTGAGGAGCGCTTCGAGGACCAGCTCGCGAAGCTCGAGGAGATCGTCGCCCGCCTCGAGGACGAGGGGGTCGGGCTCGAGGAGTCGCTCGACCTGTTCGAGGCCGGGATGAAGCTCGTCAAGACCTGCCGCGCCCGCCTCGAGCAGGTGGAGCAGCGGGTCGCCCGCCTGCTCGAGACGGAGCAGGGCGAGCCGGTGGTCCAGGATCTCGAGGTGGAGGAGAAGTGA
- a CDS encoding choice-of-anchor R domain-containing protein — protein sequence MSKPSPIVRTVFVAILACLAAQPLLAQVTLISNLDGNDGTQAADLDELRNKGMGFTMPAGDDYILQHVTLRLETFGAVAPIVELWSDVGGLPSAVIETLTNPTFAPSGIANYDFTSSGTTLAAGTSYWVVAYGVAGAAQYNWKASSPAQTPTGLATHLGTYFDSDGPPPTGTSSILASYSVTGTVVPVELMSFSVE from the coding sequence ATGTCCAAGCCTTCTCCCATCGTCCGCACCGTCTTCGTCGCCATTCTCGCCTGCCTGGCGGCCCAACCCCTGCTGGCCCAGGTCACCCTGATCAGCAACCTGGACGGGAACGACGGCACCCAGGCCGCCGACCTGGACGAGCTGCGCAACAAGGGCATGGGCTTCACGATGCCGGCGGGCGACGACTACATCCTGCAGCACGTCACCTTGCGGCTGGAGACCTTCGGCGCCGTCGCGCCGATCGTCGAGCTGTGGTCGGATGTCGGTGGTCTGCCCTCAGCGGTCATCGAGACCCTGACGAACCCCACGTTCGCACCGTCAGGGATCGCCAACTACGACTTCACGTCGTCCGGCACGACGCTGGCCGCGGGTACGAGCTACTGGGTGGTGGCGTACGGTGTCGCCGGTGCCGCGCAGTACAACTGGAAGGCGAGCTCTCCGGCGCAGACGCCCACCGGGCTCGCCACCCACCTCGGCACCTACTTCGACAGCGACGGGCCGCCGCCGACGGGCACCTCGTCGATCCTGGCCAGCTACTCGGTGACCGGCACGGTGGTCCCGGTCGAGCTGATGAGCTTCTCGGTCGAGTAG
- a CDS encoding M48 family metalloprotease has product MRGLPMALIASLLAASCAAAAELPAIVHRPAVDVYAQPGFDAEKIATLKRDDKVAVSAQQGLWYELLMPEGKPGYVRVNDVRLEYAGTEGGGANMQALLSGKAGEGRVTETAGVRGIDESDLKSASFNAAQLKAMVGYRVNAPVAAGWAGEHGWPATTVAYADEAKGGKDAGKSSSSKGARAVGGGLGSMIGGGLGSAIGGASKLIPKSESELEEEELALGPEITGRILGARPLWNDADAQRRVNLVGRWVASQTSRPELPWTFGVIDAPEVNAFAAPGGFILVTRGLYEMVSSDSELAAALSHEITHCVQRDHYNVIRKQEAASAGKDVALSATDAGKDSLAGSYARSYAEKHGAAIMLTSLDRKAEFRADEGAEYYLARAGFNPLALYSLLQKLTALGTDSAALAQLYKTHPSFDARIDHIDERGFGALEPYTMREF; this is encoded by the coding sequence ATGCGCGGACTCCCGATGGCCCTGATCGCCTCGCTGCTGGCGGCGTCGTGCGCCGCCGCTGCCGAGCTGCCCGCGATCGTCCACCGGCCCGCCGTGGACGTGTACGCGCAACCCGGGTTCGACGCAGAGAAGATCGCGACCCTGAAGCGCGACGACAAGGTGGCGGTCTCGGCGCAGCAGGGCCTGTGGTACGAGCTGCTGATGCCCGAGGGAAAGCCCGGCTACGTGCGCGTCAACGACGTGCGCCTGGAGTACGCCGGCACCGAGGGCGGCGGGGCCAACATGCAGGCGCTGTTGAGCGGCAAGGCCGGCGAGGGCCGGGTCACCGAGACCGCGGGTGTGCGCGGCATCGACGAGAGCGACCTCAAGTCCGCATCCTTCAACGCGGCGCAGCTGAAGGCCATGGTCGGCTACCGGGTCAATGCCCCGGTGGCCGCCGGCTGGGCCGGGGAGCACGGCTGGCCGGCGACGACGGTGGCCTACGCCGATGAGGCCAAGGGCGGCAAGGATGCCGGGAAGTCCTCCTCCTCGAAGGGTGCGAGGGCGGTGGGCGGCGGGCTCGGATCGATGATCGGGGGCGGGCTCGGCTCGGCGATCGGCGGCGCTTCCAAGCTGATCCCGAAGTCGGAGAGCGAGCTCGAGGAGGAGGAGCTCGCGCTCGGTCCGGAGATCACCGGCCGCATCCTCGGCGCGCGCCCGCTGTGGAACGACGCCGACGCACAGCGGCGCGTCAACCTGGTCGGGCGGTGGGTCGCCTCGCAGACCAGCCGACCCGAGTTGCCGTGGACCTTCGGCGTGATCGACGCCCCCGAGGTCAACGCGTTCGCCGCGCCGGGCGGCTTCATCCTGGTGACGCGGGGCCTTTACGAGATGGTGTCGTCGGACAGCGAGCTCGCGGCGGCGCTCAGCCACGAGATCACGCACTGCGTGCAGCGCGACCACTACAACGTGATCCGCAAGCAGGAGGCGGCCAGCGCCGGCAAGGACGTCGCCTTGAGCGCCACCGACGCCGGCAAGGACAGCCTCGCCGGCAGCTACGCCAGGAGCTACGCGGAGAAGCACGGCGCGGCGATCATGCTGACCTCGCTCGACCGCAAGGCCGAGTTCCGCGCCGACGAGGGCGCCGAGTACTACCTCGCCCGCGCCGGCTTCAACCCGCTCGCGCTCTACTCGCTGCTGCAGAAGCTGACGGCGCTCGGCACCGACTCGGCGGCGCTGGCGCAGCTTTACAAGACGCACCCGTCGTTCGATGCGCGAATCGACCACATCGACGAGCGCGGCTTCGGGGCGCTCGAGCCGTACACGATGCGGGAGTTCTGA